In the genome of Hydractinia symbiolongicarpus strain clone_291-10 chromosome 5, HSymV2.1, whole genome shotgun sequence, one region contains:
- the LOC130645142 gene encoding ankyrin repeat domain-containing protein 31-like translates to MHKMEYKLAKDIFDPKYAALSQSEQLRKTCEKMQQAGVMTANDSKKFMKTVIEEQKELEKESFIDMFTQMLTKDKTSKEDIYDDGDQSPLKGNASQKLRNQWSSGMDFHPGNLSYFHKLCFDANLPLVKKALKECADKRKLMEKRETLMSFNAMICVVQGARLVQPSAGKNENKYCDVLKVLIAEGGNIHAKDVAGYSVLYHCVTAFGNIKETLKLARILIEAGADPNTQNRFGCTPLHENIMIRRYYVLDFLIENGADPSIQDNDGVSPNSMAKLLPEGQKLFSKAGFLIGDKKRQEAKSSGQLGKCYQCGKNDAKKRCCRCLVAYYCNRDCQLQHWKKHKKDCSEKKKGKIDVELKGPGVATTINFKKENCTMTTGKDAPQKTTFKVKVQVPLSFREDDSPLLVYDKKKTFQKWIESSDPNYGKIVKKIKEEGVMKAKGYFYASLNENGSISLQVDHMLPPESW, encoded by the exons ATGCATAAAATGGAATATAAATTGGCTAAAGATATATTTGATCCAAAATATGCAGCATTAAG TCAATCTGAGCAGCTTCGTAAAACATGTGAAAAAATGCAGCAGGCGGGAGTTATGACTGCAAATGATTCAAAGAAGTTCATGAAAACGGTTATTGAAGAACAAAAAGAACTTGAAAAAGAATCATTCATTGATATGTTTACACAAATGTTGACAAAAGATAAAACATCCAAAGAAGATATTTACGATGATGGCGATCAATCTCCGTTAAAag GAAATGCTTCTCAAAAGTTAAGAAATCAGTGGTCGAGTGGCATGGACTTCCATCCAGGCAATCTGTCTTATTTTCACAAGTTGTGTTTTGATGCTAACTTGCCTTTAGTAAAAAAGGCTTTGAAAGAGTGCGCGGATAAACGCAAATTAATGGAGAAACGAGAAACTCTGATGTCTTTTAATGCTATGATTTGTGTGGTGCAAGGCGCGAGACTAGTCCAGCCGTCTGCTGGTAAAAACGAGAATAAATATTGTGATGTTCTAAAAGTGTTGATTGCGGAGGGTGGCAATATCCATGCCAAGGACGTGGCAGGATATTCAGTGTTATACCACTGTGTTACAGCATTTGGCAATATAAAAGAAACACTGAAACTTGCGAGAATCTTAATAGAAGCAGGAGCTGACCCAAACACTCAAAACCGATTTGGGTGTACGCCTTTACATGAGAACATTATGATTAGAAGGTACTATGTGCTAGATTTTCTTATTGAAAATGGCGCCGATCCGTCAATTCAAGACAATGATGGCGTCTCACCGAATTCTATGGCAAAATTACTGCCAGAAGGACAGAAGCTTTTTTCGAAAGCCGGATTCTTGATTGGTGATAAAAAGCGACAAGAAGCTAAATCAAGTGGCCAGTTAGGTAAATGTTATCAATGTGGCAAGAATGATGCCAAGAAGAGGTGTTGTAGGTGTTTGGTAGCATATTATTGCAATAGGGACTGCCAACTGCAGCACTGGAAAAAGCATAAGAAAGACTGTAGTGAAAAGAAAAAAGGGAAAATCGATGTTGAACTTAAAGGACCTGGCGTGGCTACAACAAtcaatttcaaaaaagaaaattgcacCATGACAACTGGGAAAGATGCCCCccaaaaaacaacttttaaagtGAAAGTTCAAGTCCCTTTAAGTTTTCGGGAAGATGACTCGCCCTTGTTAGTATATGATAAGAAGAAAACCTTTCAAAAGTGGATTGAATCTTCCGATCCTAATTATGGTAAAATTGTGAAGAAGATTAAAGAAGAAGGAGTAATGAAAGCGAAGGGGTATTTCTATGCTTCACTTAACGAGAATGGCAGCATATCTCTGCAAGTAGATCACATGTTGCCACCCGAATCTTGGTGA
- the LOC130645141 gene encoding uncharacterized protein LOC130645141 yields MNGTCPCEAGWFSDEFPQGIIGKSTESKLYLDRKVVKCNVFMRLCLQNCCERKWDGWNESIFRLSSATCAGYEIGWDFVDAVKTSGQTFSGFVTVMNNSYRRRNHGAQKFMSVPVFIDWFFAWVSAMQIEFRQQCRLCGGESKILACDGTKLGVGFKNTFVDPIENAEGGEILETTLKRLHRCFIFNTPDHDSRDFSQARNVLKEQCQKIIDCDPGVVETGITEFITEYARPAYQKMISTNSDSKERYALAKFFLLLSSDASVDTVLPFRFCQDVLDFVQKITDEELTTADLRLFLYELRFYAPELSSLLFASSISSSTELPSNDVILLLRYLVAFIKNVHSHDEPPEDPVPIPKTYNPAKYGRAYYFNTHGCQVRKMRQFTIDTKERIHANFDDPPDNGCEKRFPTVSKKGTTYVFLWFCPLHGHCYGFHTIPGSEGRKDPAASLLTHINSAPDDIFYDFACSLSEYCKNRESGFFAKTRFFHDVFHGYTHKCTNAFKYNRLLASSAINSSICEQFNSYIQNIKSSCKLMSQTHFALYLQFFIYLWNQHKDESHNRKLNIALSGRADD; encoded by the exons ATGAATGGAACATGCCCATGTGAG GCTGGTTGGTTTTCAGATGAATTCCCACAAGGAATTATTGGAAAGTCAACGGAGTCTAAATTGTATTTGGACAGGAAAGTGGTGAAGTGCAACGTTTTCATGCGTTTGTGCTTGCAGAATTGTTGTGAACGTAAATGGGATGGATGGAATGAATCCATATTCAGGCTTTCATCAGCTACTTGTGCGGGTTATGAAATAGGCTGGGATTTTGTTGATGCAGTAAAAACAAGTGGTCAAACGTTTAGCGGTTTCGTGACGGTTATGAATAACAGTTACAGGAGAAGGAATCACGGTGCCCAAAAGTTTATGTCAGTTCCAGTTTTTATTGATTGGTTCTTCGCATGGGTTTCAGCTATGCAAATTGAATTTCGTCAGCAATGTAGGTTGTGTGGAGGCGAAAGTAAAATATTAGCCTGTGACGGTACAAAGTTAGGAGTgggttttaaaaatactttcgttGATCCCATCGAAAATGCTGAGGGTGGGGAAATTTTGGAGACAACATTAAAACGGCTTCATCGTTGCTTTATATTTAATACCCCCGACCATGATTCTCGTGATTTCAGTCAGGCGAGAAATGTGTTAAAGGAGCAGTGCCAAAAGATTATTGATTGCGACCCTGGTGTGGTTGAGACAGGCATTACAGAATTTATAACTGAGTATGCTCGACCTGCatatcaaaaaatgatttctACCAATTCGGATAGCAAAGAACGGTATGCATTGGCCAAGTTCTTTCTTTTACTTTCATCCGACGCTTCAGTAGACACTGTGTTGCCATTTCGTTTTTGTCAAGACGTGTTAGATTTTGTTCAAAAGATTACTGATGAAGAATTAACAACCGCCGACCTACGATTATTTTTGTACGAACTGAGGTTTTATGCTCCTGAGTTATCTTCCTTGTTATTCGCATCCTCTATATCGTCATCGACTGAACTTCCAAGCAACGATGTTATATTGTTACTTAGATACCTGGTggcatttataaaaaatgtacattCTCATGATGAACCACCGGAAGATCCAGTACCTATACCGAAAACTTACAACCCTGCTAAATATGGACGCGCATATTACTTTAATACACATGGTTGTCAAGTTCGTAAAATGCGACAGTTCACTATTGACACAAAAGAACGTATCCATGCCAATTTTGATGACCCACCAGACAACGGATGTGAGAAACGCTTTCCAACAGTTTCGAAAAAAGGAACAACCTACGTATTTCTTTGGTTTTGTCCTTTACATGGACATTGCTACGGCTTCCATACAATTCCTGGAAGCGAAGGACGAAAGGACCCTGCCGCGTCGCTATTAACCCATATCAACAGCGCTCCTGACGACATTTTTTACGATTTTGCATGCAGTCTTTCGGAATATTGCAAAAATCGAGAATCtggattttttgcaaaaacaagGTTTTTCCACGACGTATTTCATGGTTATACGCACAAATGCACCAACGCTTTCAAGTACAACCGTCTTCTTGCTTCAAGTGCGATAAATTCTTCCATTTGTGAGCAATTTAATAGTTATATTCAAAACATAAAGTCCTCTTGTAAATTGATGTCCCAAACGCATTTTGCGTTGTatctgcaattttttatttacttgtgGAATCAACACAAAGATGAATCACATAATAGAAAATTGAACATTGCGCTGTCTGGACGTGCTGATGATTGA
- the LOC130645143 gene encoding uncharacterized protein LOC130645143 — protein sequence MDVDICSKRNMSLFKALKKGKHTPQYAKDRSYRRVLIDNPNSIKNIVNNVKPSVEKSNCKCLFFICYVMHRLQKPTTSLDSGFERSDEIKQVEVKYVQKFSTSCRRYPASPRNRILQACNFRGSEEASEVVIAVLNCILGNIVEIPYYKNKKLPSTTRKRKFHLISKRNNRKNAEESDGDEADASDSSIQVDIMESRKLQNVASSSESLYQYFCGQLFNYGTFKWRVKSATKNVVVMNDYDCNTGEFMHFEYVHVFSTTTSTGPTYYCNCKIFSVSQTCVEAPERFDVRWLGVSCLHVRLLASVVSLLPSSDHIPEPVSADVSLVNMSVINDGLKCSETVVEELPAKLNVRKFSITHEDSAAIVSIFKVSGTNTKVV from the exons ATGGATGTTGATATATGCTCCAAAAGGAATATGTCCTTATTCAAGGCTTTGAAAAAAG GTAAACATACACCTCAGTATGCCAAGGATAGGTCATACAGAAGAGTTTTGATTGACAATCCAAATAGCATCAAAAATATTGTCAATAATGTGAAACCATCTGTTGAAAAAAGCAATTGTAAATGTCTCTTCTTCATATGCTATGTTATGCATCGCCTTCAAAAGCCAACAACTTCTTTGGATAGTGGATTTGAAAGAAG TGATGAGATAAAGCAAGTAGAGGTAAAGTATGTTCAAAAGTTCTCAACAAGCTGTAGAAGATATCCAGCATCTCCAAGAAACAGAATTCTTCAG gCATGTAATTTCAGAGGTTCTGAAGAAGCTAGCGAAGTAGTGATTGCTGTTTTAAATTGCATTCTTGGTAACATAGTAGAAATAccttattataaaaataaaaaattgccaagcACAACAAGAAAAAGGAAATTCCACCTGATTTCAAAGAGAAACAACAGGAAGAATGCAGAAGAGAGTGATGGTGATGAAGCAGATGCCTCTGACTCTAGTATACAGGTTGATATTATGGAGAGTAGAAAACTTCAAAATGTAGCTTCCTCCAGTGAATCGTTGTATCAGTATTTTTGTGGACAGTTGTTCAACTATGGCACCTTCAAATGGAGAGTTAAATCAGCTACAAAGAATGTTGTTGTCATGAATGATTACGATTGTAACACTGGTGAATTTAtg cattttgaatatgTTCATGTATTTTCAACTACCACAAGTACTGGTCCAACCTATTATTGCaattgcaaaatattttctgtatCTCAAACCTGTGTTGAAGCTCCAGAAAGATTTGATGTTAGGTGGCTGGGTGTTTCTTGTTTACATGTGCGATTGCTTGCCAGTGTTGTTTCACTTCTCCCATCTTCTGATCATATTCCAGAGCCTGTGAGTGCTGATGTCAGCCTTGTGAATATGTCAGTTATTAATGATGGCTTAAAGTGCTCAGAAACAGTTGTTGAGGAACTTCCTGCTAAATTAAATGTTCGCAAATTCTCGATCACCCATGAAGATTCTGCTGCAATTGTATCTATTTTCAAAGTGTCTGGAACAAATACAAAAGTTGTTTAA